One region of Lathamus discolor isolate bLatDis1 chromosome 2, bLatDis1.hap1, whole genome shotgun sequence genomic DNA includes:
- the SLC39A6 gene encoding zinc transporter ZIP6 gives METTVSVTFLLSFSILLCEIYHHGVEMVTVVHTMERTFPEKAAGVNIDLAGLIQKFHLQELFHRYGENNSLSIDGFKKLLQNIGIDKMKRIKIEHDHDHDHDHDHHHHVPLSKTSEKTVCPNHELDANKDHRNSHSKEPHKIQNAEHQQNFVRSKNMVSERTAPSITATTGGHSELQNVQPGEVKPATRLGLSSPNTVNVSGGSNASSPVNSKANESHASPKELEKGSYLYSKLKNQNTQECSSASKLMQSHGIGTQVLLTATEFSYLCPALINQIDGKYCIVHATSEKAETPPKSYSLQIAWIGGFISISIISFLSLLGVILVPLMNRVFFKFLLSFLVALAVGTLSGDAFLHLLPHSHGNHHHHHEKTLLEQNKSSMFKHLASQSVEESANLDSTWKGLTALGGLYFMFLVEHLITLIKQFKDKKKKKKNEDDGENKKFSANEEKLDTDDRPEGYLGTDCQDPSTFISQQPTVQEEEEVMIAHSHQEEAENEYVSRGCRNKCHSHLHDTLGQTDHLSHHHHDYHHILHHHHHQNHHPHSHSQRYSREELKDAGIATLAWMVIMGDGLHNFSDGLAIGAAFTEGLSSGLSTSVAVFCHELPHELGDFAVLLKAGMTVKQAVLYNALSAMLAYLGMATGILIGHYADNVSMWIFALTAGLFMYVALVDMVPEMLHNDASDHGCSRWGYFLLQNAGILLGFGIMLLISVFEHKIVFSINL, from the exons ATGGAGACTACAGTGTCAGTCACTTTCCTTCTATCGTTTTCCATACTACTGTGTGAAATTTATCATCATGGAGTGGAGATGGTTACTGTTGTGCATACGATGGAGAGAACTTTTCCAGAAAAGGCAGCTGGTGTTAATATTGATTTGGCAGGATTAATACAGAAGTTTCACCTTCAAGAACTCTTTCATCGTTATGGAGAAAACAACTCGCTGTCAATTGATGGATTTAAAAAACTGCTCCAGAACATAGGTAtagataaaatgaaaagaattaaaatagaaCATGACCATGACCATGATCATGATCATGACCATCACCATCATGTGCCGTTGAGTAAAACCTCTGAGAAGACTGTTTGTCCAAACCACGAATTGGATGCTAACAAAGACCACAGGAACAGTCACTCAAAGGAGCCTCATAAAATACAAAACGCAGAACATCAGCAAAACTTTGTACGCAGCAAGAACATGGTTAGTGAAAGAACAGCACCCTCCATCACTGCTACCACCGGTGGCCACTCTGAGTTACAGAATGTGCAACCTGGAGAAGTGAAGCCTGCTACTCGTCTAGGTCTGTCCAGTCCTAATACTGTTAATGTCTCAGGTGGCAGCAATGCAAGCTCACCTGtgaacagcaaagcaaatgaaTCTCATGCTTCTCCGaaggaactggaaaaagggagtTACCTGTATTCTAAACTGAAAAACCAAAATACACAAGAG TGCTCCAGTGCATCAAAATTGATGCAGTCCCATGGAATAGGCACTCAAGTATTGTTGACTGCTACAGAATTTAGTTACCTCTGTCCAGCTCTTATTAATCAGATTGATGGCAAATACTGCATAGTCCATGCAACTAGTGAAAAAGCTGAAACTCCTCCAAAAAGTTACTCTCTGCAAATAG CTTGGATCGGTGGCTTTATATCCATCTCCAtcatcagttttctttccttgctggGTGTTATATTGGTACCACTGATGAATCGAGTGTTTTTCAAATTTCTCCTAAGTTTTCTTGTGGCATTGGCTGTGGGGACGTTGAGTGGAGATGCTTTCTTACACCTTCTTCCTCAT TCTCATGGcaaccatcaccatcaccacgAAAAAACTCTGcttgaacaaaacaaaagctctATGTTTAAACATCTTGCTTCTCAAAGTGTAGAGGAGAGTGCCAACCTGGATTCTACATGGAAGGGACTTACAGCACTTGGAGGATTATATTTCATGTTTCTAGTGGAGCATTTGATCACTTTAATAAAGCAGTttaaagacaagaagaaaaag aaaaaaaatgaagatgatggagaaaataagaagttttcagcaaatgaagaaaagttAGACACAGATGATC GGCCTGAGGGCTACCTAGGGACAGACTGTCAAGATCCATCAACATTCATTTCTCAGCAGCCAACCGtacaagaagaagaagaagtgATGATAGCTCATTCTCATCAAGAAGAGGCTGAAAATGAATATGTGTCCAGGGGCTGTAGAAACAAATGTCATTCTCACTTACATGATACTCTGGGACAGACAGATCATCTTAGTCATCATCACCATGACTACCATCACATTCtacatcaccatcatcatcagaACCATCATCCCCACAGTCACAGTCAGCGCTACTCACGTGAAGAACTGAAGGATGCGGGAATAGCAACTCTGGCATGGATGGTGATTATGGGAGATGGACTACATAATTTTAGTGATGGCCTAGCAATTG GAGCAGCCTTTACTGAAGGGTTATCTAGTGGTTTAAGCACTTCTGTGGCTGTGTTTTGCCATGAATTGCCTCATGAGCTAG GAGATTTTGCTGTACTTCTAAAAGCTGGTATGACTGTCAAGCAAGCTGTGCTTTATAATGCTCTGTCAGCTATGCTGGCCTACCTTGGGATGGCGACTGGGATCCTCATCGGTCATTATGCAGACAATGTTTCCATGTGGATATTTGCACTTACAGCTGGCTTGTTCATGTATGTGGCTCTTGTGGATATG GTACCTGAAATGCTCCACAATGATGCCAGTGATCATGGATGTAGCCGCTGGGGATACTTCCTGTTACAGAATGCTGGgattctgttgggttttgggaTAATGCTGCTTATCTCTGTATTTGAACATAAGATTGTTTTCAGCATAAACTTGTAA
- the ABITRAM gene encoding protein Abitram: MAAVRGGAERYFTRWYKPDVKGRPCEDFCVLQHSNRICVITLAEAHPLLQSGKTIKSINYQISANCSRLQNKVSGKSKRGAQFLTELAPLCRISSTDGEEYTIYSCIRGRLIEVNENILSNPTILQEKPSTEGYIAVVLPKFEESKSITQGLLTQKEYEEVLLKRLNSSS, from the exons ATGGCTGCGGTGCGGGGCGGTGCGGAGCGGTACTTTACGCGCTGGTACAAGCCAG ACGTGAAGGGGCGGCCGTGCGAGGACTTCTGCGTGCTGCAGCACTCCAACAG AATCTGTGTCATCACCTTGGCAGAAGCCCATCCTCTTCTTCAAAGtggaaaaacaattaaaagcatTAATTACCAAATCAGTGCCAACTGTAGCAGACTCCAGAATAAAGTCTCTGGGAAGTCAAAAAGG GGAGCTCAGTTTTTAACAGAACTTGCCCCTCTGTGCAGGATATCTTCAACAGATGGTGAGGAATACACCATTTATAG TTGTATACGAGGGCGACTGATAGAAGTGAATGAAAACATTCTTAGCAATCCCACTATTCTGCAAGAAAAG CCGTCAACCGAGGGATACATCGCCGTGGTTCTACCCAAATTCGAAGAAAGCAAGAGTATAACTCAAGGACTTCTGACGCAGAAGGAGTATGAGGAAGTTTTGTTGAAACGTCTTAATTCTTCTTCATGA